Proteins encoded together in one Camelina sativa cultivar DH55 chromosome 9, Cs, whole genome shotgun sequence window:
- the LOC104713761 gene encoding cytochrome P450 81D11-like: protein METHILVLTLAFFVFISFKLLFGKTHSKFNLPPSPARPLPLIGHLHLLKMPLHRTFLSFSQSLGGAPIFCLRLGNRLTVVVTSYSIAEECFTKNDIVFANRPDLIVGKHIEYNSTTMTSAPYGDHWRNLRRIGAVEIFASHKLNGFLSVRKDEIRHLLLRLSKNSQHGFAKVEMRHLLFELTINNAFRMVAGKRFYGEGTEKDEVTQQVRQLMDEIVSSAGAGNAADYLPILRWITDFEKRIKKLAIRLDKFLQSLVDEKRADKEKGTTMIDHLLSLQDTQPDYYTDVILKGLIVVMIIAGSETIAWTLEWAMMNLLNHPEVLKKARAEIDTKIGFDRLIDESDTVNLPYLQWIVLETLRLHPAAPTLVPHMPSEDCMLAGYDVPRGSMLLVNIWAMHRDPSIWEDPEMFKPERFENEKQTQKLLSFGTGRRACPGVGLAHRVVSLALGSMVQCFEWQRIGEDYVDSREEESVALMRPATPLVAMCKASPIVHKILDA from the exons ATGGAAACCCATATCCTAGTTTTAACTCTCGCCTTCTTcgttttcatttcttttaaacttttgtttggtaaaaCGCATAGCAAGTTCAACCTACCACCAAGTCCGGCTAGACCACTGCCGTTGATTGGACACCTTCACCTCCTGAAGATGCCACTTCACCGCAcattcctctctttctctcaatccCTAGGAGGCGCCCCAATTTTCTGCCTCCGCCTCGGAAACCGTCTCACGGTTGTCGTCACTTCCTACTCAATTGCTGAAGAATGCTTTACAAAAAACGACATTGTTTTCGCCAATAGGCCAGACTTAATTGTCGGGAAACATATTGAGTACAACTCCACCACTATGACTAGTGCGCCTTATGGTGACCACTGGCGAAACCTGCGCCGCATTGGCGCCGTGGAGATCTTCGCGTCTCATAAGCTCAACGGCTTCTTATCTGTCCGTAAGGATGAGATCCGACACTTGTTACTACGTCTCTCCAAAAACTCGCAACAT GGGTTTGCGAAGGTGGAGATGAGACATTTGCTTTTTGAGTTGACTATCAATAACGCTTTTAGAATGGTAGCCGGGAAACGATTTTATGGTGAGGGCACAGAGAAAGATGAAGTTACTCAGCAAGTGAGACAGCTGATGGACGAGATTGTGTCCAGCGCTGGCGCCGGGAATGCAGCCGATTATTTACCAATCTTGCGTTGGATCACAGATTTTGAGAAACGCATCAAGAAGTTAGCGATTCGGCTCGATAAGTTTTTGCAGAGTCTGGTGGATGAGAAACGTGCGGATAAAGAAAAGGGTACCACTATGATAGATCACTTGCTTTCTCTCCAAGATACTCAGCCTGATTATTATACAGACGTCATTCTTAAAGGGCTCATAGTT GTTATGATAATTGCTGGATCTGAAACAATAGCATGGACTTTAGAATGGGCCATGATGAATTTGTTGAACCATCCAGAAGTTTTAAAGAAAGCTAGGGCGGAAATTGATACGAAAATCGGTTTTGACCGGTTAATAGATGAATCTGATACTGTAAATCTCCCATATCTTCAATGGATTGTGTTGGAGACCCTACGCCTTCACCCGGCAGCTCCAACACTTGTTCCACATATGCCGTCAGAGGACTGCATGTTGGCAGGATACGACGTTCCACGTGGTTCGATGTTATTGGTGAACATATGGGCCATGCATAGAGACCCGTCTATATGGGAAGACCCAGAAATGTTCAAGCCAGAGAGGTTCGAAAATGAAAAGCAAACTCAAAAGTTGTTGTCGTTTGGGACTGGACGACGAGCTTGTCCCGGGGTTGGCCTAGCTCATCGTGTAGTGAGCTTGGCTCTTGGATCGATGGTTCAGTGTTTCGAATGGCAGAGAATTGGAGAAGATTATGTTGAcagtagagaagaagaatccgTGGCCTTGATGCGTCCTGCGACACCGTTGGTAGCCATGTGTAAAGCTAGTCCCATTGTCCATAAGATTCTTGATGCTTGA
- the LOC104713759 gene encoding indole-3-acetic acid-amido synthetase GH3.3 isoform X2: protein MTVVDSALRSPVNYSPSGKDVKALRFIEEMTRNVDFVQKKVIREILSRNSETEYLKRFGLKGFTDRKTFKSKVPVVTYDDLKPEIQRIANGDRSMILSSHPITEFLTSSGTSAGERKLMPTIDEDMDRRQLLYSLLMPVMNLYVPGLDKGKALYFLFVKAESKTPGGLPARPVLTSYYKSEQFKRRPYDPYNVYTSPNEAILCPDSSQSMYSQMLCGLLMRHEVLRLGAVFASGLLRAIGFLQTNWKELADDISTGTLSSRISDPAIKESMSKILTKPDQELADFITSVCCQDNWEGIITKIWPNTKYLDVIVTGAMAQYIPMLEYYSGGLPMACTMYASSESYFGINMKPICKPSEVSYTIMPNMAYFEFLPHEVEPEQSELVELADVEVGKEYELVITTYAGLNRYRVGDILQVTGFYNSAPQFKFVRRKNILLSIESDKTDEAELQKAVENASVLLGEKGTRVIEYTSYAETKTIPGHYVIYWELLVKDQTKPPSDEVMAQCCLEMEESLNSVYRQSRVADKSIGPLEIRVVKNGTFEELMDYAISRGASINQYKVPRCVSFTPITELLDSRVVSTHFSPALPHWSPERRR, encoded by the exons ATGACTGTTGTTGATTCAGCTCTACGATCTCCAGTGAACTACTCACCGTCCGGTAAGGACGTGAAGGCTCTCAGGTTCATTGAAGAGATGACACGTAACGTCGACTTCGTTCAGAAGAAAGTCATCAGAGAGATACTGAGCCGTAACTCGGAGACTGAGTACCTGAAACGTTTCGGCCTTAAGGGATTCACCGACAGGAAAACATTTAAGAGCAAAGTTCCGGTGGTTACTTACGATGACCTTAAACCAGAGATTCAACGTATAGCCAATGGTGACCGGTCTATGATCTTGTCTTCTCACCCTATTACCGAGTTCCTAACAAG CTCTGGGACATCTGCTGGTGAAAGGAAGTTGATGCCCACCATTGACGAAGACATGGACCGACGTCAGCTTCTATACAGTCTTCTCATGCCTGTGATGAATCT CTACGTGCCTGGATTAGACAAAGGCAAGGCTCTAtactttttgtttgtgaagGCTGAATCGAAGACTCCCGGTGGATTACCGGCACGTCCAGTGCTCACGAGTTATTACAAAAGCGAACAATTTAAGAGACGTCCTTACGATCCGTACAACGTGTACACGAGCCCTAATGAAGCCATCCTTTGTCCCGACTCCTCCCAAAGCATGTACTCTCAGATGCTTTGTGGTCTCCTCATGCGTCACGAAGTCCTCCGTCTCGGTGCCGTCTTCGCTTCCGGTCTCCTCCGTGCCATAGGGTTCCTTCAAACCAATTGGAAAGAACTCGCTGACGATATTTCAACCGGAACCCTAAGTTCGAGAATCTCTGACCCGGCGATCAAAGAGAGCATGTCCAAGATCTTGACCAAACCTGACCAAGAATTGGCTGATTTCATAACTTCGGTTTGTTGTCAAGATAATTGGGAAGGTATCATTACTAAGATTTGGCCTAACACCAAATACCTTGACGTCATCGTTACCGGAGCCATGGCTCAGTATATCCCGATGCTTGAGTACTATAGCGGCGGTCTACCTATGGCTTGCACGATGTATGCTTCGTCCGAGAGTTACTTCGGGATTAACATGAAACCAATATGTAAACCTTCCGAAGTTTCTTACACCATTATGCCTAACATGGCCTACTTCGAGTTTCTCCCTCATGAAGTGGAACCAGAACAATCTGAACTTGTGGAGCTAGCTGATGTCGAAGTCGGGAAAGAGTACGAGCTTGTGATCACAACCTATGCTGGGCTTAACCGTTATAGAGTTGGTGATATCCTTCAGGTGACTGGATTCTACAATTCCGCTCCACAGTTCAAGTTTGTGCGGAGGAAGAACATTTTGCTTAGCATTGAGTCGGATAAAACTGATGAAGCTGAGCTTCAAAAGGCTGTTGAGAATGCATCGGTGTTACTTGGGGAGAAAGGAACCCGCGTGATCGAGTACACAAGCTACGCAGAGACAAAGACTATACCTGGCCATTATGTCATCTACTGGGAGCTTCTAGTGAAAGATCAAACCAAGCCTCCAAGTGACGAGGTCATGGCTCAGTGCTGCTTGGAAATGGAGGAGTCGTTGAACTCTGTGTATAGACAAAGTAGGGTTGCGGATAAGTCGATAGGACCACTCGAGATACGTGTGGTGAAGAATGGAACGTTCGAGGAGCTCATGGACTATGCCATATCGAGAGGTGCATCGATCAATCAGTACAAGGTACCGAGGTGTGTGAGCTTTACACCAATCACAGAGCTGCTTGACTCGAGGGTTGTATCAACACATTTCAGCCCGGCTTTGCCACATTGGTCACCAGAACGCCGTCGTTGa
- the LOC104713760 gene encoding alkane hydroxylase MAH1 gives MALITLLEASIYFLFFSFIFGYFLISKKPHRSFLTDWPILGMLPGLLVEIPRIYDYLTELLEASNLTYPFKGPCFGGLDMLVTVDPANIHYIMSSNFANYPKGSEFRKLFDVLGDGIFNADSELWKDLRKSAEGMMSHPDFQRFTVRTSMSKLEKGLVPLLDCVAEKKLVVDLQDVFQRFTFDNSFVLATGVDPGCLSTEMPEIKFARALDEAEEAIFFRHVKPEMVWKMQRWIGFGDELKMTKAHLTFDRVCSKCIASKRDEITRGVINIDSSSKDLLISYMNVDTSKYKLLNPSDDKFLRDMILSFMLAGRDTTGSALTWFFWLLSKNSEVITKIRQEINTKLSPRTSGSDFDSFNPHELNKLVYLHGALCESLRLYPSVPFQHKSPTKSDVLPSGHKVDASSKIVFCLYSLGRMKSVWGEDASEFKPERWVSENGRLIHVPSFKFLSFNAGPRTCLGKEVAMTQMKITAVKIIQNYDIKVVEGHKIEPVPSIILHMKHGLKVTVTKRCLV, from the coding sequence ATGGCTTTGATAACCTTACTTGAAGCCTcaatttatttcctttttttctccttcattTTCGGATATTTCTTGATTAGCAAGAAACCTCACCGTTCCTTTCTGACGGACTGGCCGATACTCGGTATGCTTCCGGGTTTACTCGTTGAGATCCCTCGTATTTACGACTATTTAACCGAGCTTCTCGAGGCCTCAAACTTAACTTATCCTTTCAAAGGCCCGTGCTTCGGGGGCCTCGACATGTTGGTCACCGTTGATCCGGCCAATATCCATTACATCATGAGCTCAAACTTTGCGAATTACCCAAAAGGATCCGAGTTCAGGAAGCTATTCGATGTTTTGGGGGATGGGATTTTCAACGCGGATTCAGAGTTATGGAAAGATCTGAGGAAATCAGCTGAAGGTATGATGAGTCATCCGGATTTTCAAAGGTTTACGGTAAGAACAAGCATGAGTAAGCTAGAGAAAGGGCTTGTCCCACTTCTTGATTGCGTTGCTGAGAAGAAACTAGTCGTTGACTTACAAGATGTGTTCCAAAGATTTACTTTCGACAATTCGTTTGTTTTAGCAACCGGGGTTGATCCAGGTTGTCTCTCGACTGAAATGCCGGAAATCAAGTTTGCTAGAGCTTTAGACGAAGCAGAGGAAGCGATATTCTTCAGACATGTCAAGCCCGAGATGGTTTGGAAGATGCAAAGATGGATTGGGTTTGGAGATGAGTTGAAGATGACAAAGGCTCACTTGACTTTTGACCGAGTTTGCTCTAAGTGCATAGCTTCTAAAAGAGATGAAATAACCCGTGGGGTTATTAACATTGACTCTTCTTCTAAAGATTTGTTGATATCTTACATGAACGTGGATACGAGCAAGTACAAGTTGTTGAATCCTAGTGATGATAAGTTCCTTAGAGATATGATTTTAAGCTTCATGTTAGCTGGTAGAGACACCACTGGCTCTGCTCTCACTTGGTTCTTCTGGCTTCTCTCCAAGAACTCAGAAGTGATAACCAAGATTCGTCAAGAAATCAACACAAAACTATCTCCTAGAACCAGTGGTTCTGACTTTGATTCATTCAATCCCCATGAGTTAAACAAATTGGTGTACTTACATGGCGCGTTATGTGAATCCCTCAGGCTATATCCATCCGTTCCATTTCAGCACAAGTCTCCTACAAAATCGGACGTCCTTCCGAGCGGACACAAAGTCGATGCGAGTTCAAAGATTGTGTTCTGTCTTTACTCATTAGGGAGAATGAAATCAGTTTGGGGAGAAGATGCATCAGAATTTAAACCAGAGAGATGGGTTTCGGAGAATGGAAGGTTGATCCATGTGCCTTCTTTTAAGTTCTTATCATTTAATGCCGGTCCAAGGACTTGTTTGGGGAAAGAAGTGGCTATGACACAGATGAAGATAACGgctgtgaaaattatacaaaactATGATATAAAGGTCGTTGAAGGACACAAGATCGAGCCAGTTCCTTCTATTATTCTTCACATGAAGCATGGTCTTAAAGTTACTGTCACTAAGAGATGTTTGGTATGA
- the LOC104713759 gene encoding indole-3-acetic acid-amido synthetase GH3.3 isoform X1 yields MTVVDSALRSPVNYSPSGKDVKALRFIEEMTRNVDFVQKKVIREILSRNSETEYLKRFGLKGFTDRKTFKSKVPVVTYDDLKPEIQRIANGDRSMILSSHPITEFLTSSGTSAGERKLMPTIDEDMDRRQLLYSLLMPVMNLYVPGLDKGKALYFLFVKAESKTPGGLPARPVLTSYYKSEQFKRRPYDPYNVYTSPNEAILCPDSSQSMYSQMLCGLLMRHEVLRLGAVFASGLLRAIGFLQTNWKELADDISTGTLSSRISDPAIKESMSKILTKPDQELADFITSVCCQDNWEGIITKIWPNTKYLDVIVTGAMAQYIPMLEYYSGGLPMACTMYASSESYFGINMKPICKPSEVSYTIMPNMAYFEFLPHEVEPEQSELVELADVEVGKEYELVITTYAGLNRYRVGDILQVTGFYNSAPQFKFVRRKNILLSIESDKTDEAELQKAVENASVLLGEKGTRVIEYTSYAETKTIPGHYVIYWELLVKDQTKPPSDEVMAQCCLEMEESLNSVYRQSRVADKSIGPLEIRVVKNGTFEELMDYAISRGASINQYKVPRCVSFTPITELLDSRVVSTHFSPALPHWSPERRR; encoded by the exons ATGACTGTTGTTGATTCAGCTCTACGATCTCCAGTGAACTACTCACCGTCCGGTAAGGACGTGAAGGCTCTCAGGTTCATTGAAGAGATGACACGTAACGTCGACTTCGTTCAGAAGAAAGTCATCAGAGAGATACTGAGCCGTAACTCGGAGACTGAGTACCTGAAACGTTTCGGCCTTAAGGGATTCACCGACAGGAAAACATTTAAGAGCAAAGTTCCGGTGGTTACTTACGATGACCTTAAACCAGAGATTCAACGTATAGCCAATGGTGACCGGTCTATGATCTTGTCTTCTCACCCTATTACCGAGTTCCTAACAAG CTCTGGGACATCTGCTGGTGAAAGGAAGTTGATGCCCACCATTGACGAAGACATGGACCGACGTCAGCTTCTATACAGTCTTCTCATGCCTGTGATGAATCT CTACGTGCCTGGATTAGACAAAGGCAAGGCTCTAtactttttgtttgtgaagGCTGAATCGAAGACTCCCGGTGGATTACCGGCACGTCCAGTGCTCACGAGTTATTACAAAAGCGAACAATTCAAGAGACGTC CTTACGATCCGTACAACGTGTACACGAGCCCTAATGAAGCCATCCTTTGTCCCGACTCCTCCCAAAGCATGTACTCTCAGATGCTTTGTGGTCTCCTCATGCGTCACGAAGTCCTCCGTCTCGGTGCCGTCTTCGCTTCCGGTCTCCTCCGTGCCATAGGGTTCCTTCAAACCAATTGGAAAGAACTCGCTGACGATATTTCAACCGGAACCCTAAGTTCGAGAATCTCTGACCCGGCGATCAAAGAGAGCATGTCCAAGATCTTGACCAAACCTGACCAAGAATTGGCTGATTTCATAACTTCGGTTTGTTGTCAAGATAATTGGGAAGGTATCATTACTAAGATTTGGCCTAACACCAAATACCTTGACGTCATCGTTACCGGAGCCATGGCTCAGTATATCCCGATGCTTGAGTACTATAGCGGCGGTCTACCTATGGCTTGCACGATGTATGCTTCGTCCGAGAGTTACTTCGGGATTAACATGAAACCAATATGTAAACCTTCCGAAGTTTCTTACACCATTATGCCTAACATGGCCTACTTCGAGTTTCTCCCTCATGAAGTGGAACCAGAACAATCTGAACTTGTGGAGCTAGCTGATGTCGAAGTCGGGAAAGAGTACGAGCTTGTGATCACAACCTATGCTGGGCTTAACCGTTATAGAGTTGGTGATATCCTTCAGGTGACTGGATTCTACAATTCCGCTCCACAGTTCAAGTTTGTGCGGAGGAAGAACATTTTGCTTAGCATTGAGTCGGATAAAACTGATGAAGCTGAGCTTCAAAAGGCTGTTGAGAATGCATCGGTGTTACTTGGGGAGAAAGGAACCCGCGTGATCGAGTACACAAGCTACGCAGAGACAAAGACTATACCTGGCCATTATGTCATCTACTGGGAGCTTCTAGTGAAAGATCAAACCAAGCCTCCAAGTGACGAGGTCATGGCTCAGTGCTGCTTGGAAATGGAGGAGTCGTTGAACTCTGTGTATAGACAAAGTAGGGTTGCGGATAAGTCGATAGGACCACTCGAGATACGTGTGGTGAAGAATGGAACGTTCGAGGAGCTCATGGACTATGCCATATCGAGAGGTGCATCGATCAATCAGTACAAGGTACCGAGGTGTGTGAGCTTTACACCAATCACAGAGCTGCTTGACTCGAGGGTTGTATCAACACATTTCAGCCCGGCTTTGCCACATTGGTCACCAGAACGCCGTCGTTGa